The segment GCGTCGCGCCCGGATAACTAGCACGCACCAGAACTGTCGGCGGTGCGACATTGGGGTACTGTGACACCGGCAGCGAAAAATAGGTGATGCCGCCGACCAACACGATTAGGAACGACAATACAGCCGCGAAGATCGGCCGCTCGATAAAGAAGTGAGGGAATTTCATGAATTGCGAGTCAAAAGTCGAAAGGTGCGTGAGTCAGGGTGCATGAGCCAAGAGAAGAGAGCCGGTGGTACGAGATCACTTCCGCTGGCTACCGTTTCTTGAACTTCGTTCTTCTGGGCTCACCGCAGGCGAGATCCAATCTTCCTTTGGCACGGGTTGATAGGTATCGGGCAATCCGTCTTCGACAGCTTCGATTATGCCTTCGACCGTGTCCACTTTTGCACCGGGGCGTGACTGCAAAAGTCCTTCGATTACAAGGGATTCATCGCCAACAAGTCCTTCGCGAATCACTCGCAGCCCGTCGACGATTGGGCCTGGCTTGATCGGTCGACGCTCAATCACGCCATCCACCACTACGTAAACAAATTGCGACGACTGATCTGTTTCAATAGCTGAATCGGGAATCAATACCGCTTGGCGAGACGCGCTGCCGGGAATTCGGATCCTCGCAAACATGCCAGGCAAAAGCAACTGATTTTCATTAGGGAACACACAACGTGCTCTCATGCTGGCGGTGTTAACATCGAAACGATTATCGACAAAATCCATGTGGCCTCGATGCGGGAATCCCGTCTCGTCGACCAAGCCCAAGAAGACCGGATTCTTGACGTCTCGCGAGCTTTCCCGTTCACCAGAAGCCGCCAACCGGATGTACTTCAGCACGTCTTGCTCGGTCGCATCAAAGACACAATAAATTGGTTGCATTGACGTGATCGTCGTCAACAGCGAGGAAGTGGAGGTTCCGCCTGCGATCAAGTTGCCTTCAGTGACTTCTTTTCGGCTAATCCGTCCTTTCACAGGAGACCGGATTTGTGTGTATTGCAAATTCAGCTCCGCAGTTTCGACTCCTGCCTGGGCCAATTCGATCTCGGCTTCGGCAGTTGCGATGGCGGCTTCCGCTGAACTAACACTTGCTTTGACACCTTCGATGTCAGCTTTCGCCCTAATCAATTCCGCTTCGCGCTCGTCAAGTTCATCTTGCGATGATGCGTTCCGCTGGCTCAATTCTCGCGTTCGATTGTATCGGACTTCGGCCAAATGAAGCTGAGCATCGGATTGCAACGACCTCGCCTTGGCCTCGTTCAGCATTGCCTTGGACTGCAACAACCGCGACTTGCCTTGTTGCAACGTTGCTTTGGCCGCATTAAGTTCGGCTTCGAAAGGTCGCGGGTCGATGACAAACAACAAGTCGCCTTCGTCAACGATTTGCCCTTCGTCAAAGTGGACAGACATCAAATACCCGGCCACGCGTGCGCGGACTTCGACCAAGTCGACCGCTTCAAGACGTCCGGTGTAAGCATCCCATTCCACGACTTGCTTCATCACCGGTGCAGCGACGGTAACCGTCGGCATTGGCATTTGCGGTGGACCAGACGGTCCTTTGGAACAACCGACCAACAACAATAACGCAATCAAACTGCAATGCGTCGTGCCGAGCCGAAGGCTGAACAGATTCAATAAACTCACAATGAAACCTTGGTAAAACTTGTTGTGCAATCTTGTGGTGCAATCGTGTGTGGTGAACGGACTCGTATCACAATTTGCAGGCTGACAACCTGTGCTAAAACTGAAATCCTGCGAATGGGTCTGGCATCGCCGCTGAATCGGACACTTCGACTGTTGGCGAGTCTGCGGATTGTCCGAGCGGCGACGAAGGTTGCACCGTGATGACGTCTTTCGCAACTTCACCCGGCGCCAAATCATAGCCAGCGTAATCATCGGATGGGGCGAGCAATCTCGTTACCGGAAACGCCGAGATGAAGATTAGCGGTATCCGAATAGCAAGCTGAACCAACCTAGAGCTTTTCCTTTCGGGCGAACCTTCTTGGCTCAAGTACGAGATCGCCAGCGCGGCAGCGACCAACACGATGCCGATCCACACAGACGTCTCCGAGAATGCGACGCTCAATCCAATCAGACAAACCAAAATTGCTGTGCCCTGGACTGGCAACCGGGACGCACCGAGCAAGTTGGCAAGGACTGCGATGCCGACCACTCCAGCCGCAACGGCGTACGTTACGCTGCCCGTGGTGACGATCACGCCAACGGACGAAGCAACCAAGATTGCCCAGCTAATCACATTGGTACTCAATCGCCCTTGGGCGGCCGGTTGATTGATCACGATTGCAGCTCCAATGGATAACGACCACGCGGCAATCGCAAACAGAACCCCAACACTTGGACTTGCTGCACCTAAGTAGACACTGCCCCAAAGTAGTCGAAGCGAAATGGCAAAGCCCAGAACCACAGCACTAATGATGCGCAACTGCGTGTGTGCGATCGTCTGGACACTGACGACCGCCAAAGCAATCCAGGGAAGCCAACCGATCCCAGACGTCGGGATCAATTCATCAAAGAGATCGCCAAAGTTGGATACCCGAAATAGGAACAAACCAATCGCCACCGACATCGCAAGCGACCAGTTCCTGGCAGTCGCACGCTCACTCGCGAGCCATCCGCCAAGCAGCCCCGTCAACAACGTCACTGACATCGCGATTGCAATAGACGATGGGGTCATTGCAAAAGACCTTCGAAGCTAATGATCAACGAAATTTCGTCGCTGACGTTTGGAACAAATGCCTTGATTCCAAAGTCAGACCGATTCACTTTAAAACTGCCCGCAAATCCGATGCGTTCCTTCCCATATGGCCCCTTGCCTGCACCAAGATAGGTCAGCGGTAGCACGATCGGTTTCTCCACACCATGCATCGTTAGGTTACCAGTGATGCTGAGTTTCTTCCCGTCTGCAACAATACTGGTGCTTTGAAACGAAATCTCCGGAAACTGTTTCGCGTTGAAGAAGTCCGGCCCGCGAAGGTGCTCATCACGTTTTTCAGACTTCGTATCAATGCTGGCCGCATCAATCGAAAATTGGAATTTCCCCGTAGCCGGGTTCTCCATGTCGATCGAGAAGTCACCCTTGTATTTGCCGAACATCCCATACGTGTAGCTGTAACCAAAGTGGTTGGCGGCAAACACGACCGAAGTGTGTTGGTCATCCAACACATAGTCGGCCGCAGACGCTGGCCTTGTTACCGTCAAGGCCGTGATCGCAAGCATCGCGATTGCGATCGATTTCAAAAGATTCATTCGGTTTTCCATAGAAGTAGGTGGTGATTCGCGGTTACAAAGCGATTTAAGTGTTCGTCGGATGACGAGATCGATCAATTTGCCGAAGAGCTATTTTTCATCGAGCGGGCTTCCATTGAAATGGTGGTTCCCAATCAGGATGCTCGCTTTTCGGGCAGGCTCCCTCAGCACTCAAGACAATGGCTGAATCTTTACGGCGACAGAATCGACCTTTCGAACTCTGCAGTGGGTTTCAAGAACCCGTTCTCGGAAACATCGCAAACCGAGTTGCCGTGTTGCCAAAACAGTGCCGGCACACATCTCGAGGCGTCCATCGGGAGCGAATAAGCTTGGACATCTACCAAACGCCCCAGATCCATCGGCGCCGCAGCGGACGTGTTCCGGGTAATGTTCTCAATCATTTTGCGTCTCTGCATCGAATTTGTTTCTTCTGTTGATTCCAAATAGCTAACCCTGATCCGAACCCGACGGCGCAGACTAGAAACCACACATGTAAAAATTTAACACGTCAAGCATCAGGCAAAAAAACTACGGTGCATTGTTGTCCGAAGGCAATGATTTACGCGATTTCTCAAGCAAACGGCTCAATTCCTTTAATTCCTTCCCAGTCAGATGCCCGATCAGTTCGCGATGAAGCTCCTTGTCAGGTCCATCGATTTCCGCGAGCAAATTGGCGGCTTTTTTGGTGATTTCGACGTAAACCACCCGCCTATCCTTGGTGCAACGCTCGCGTTTAACGAACCCCTGGTTTTCTAGCCGGTCGATTAACCCCGTGATTCCGGGGACGACCTGCACCATTCGGCTAGCGATTTCCAACGAGGGCAAGGGCCTGCCTTCGCCACGTAAGATTCGCAAAACGTTGTACTGCGAATTGGTCAAACCAAACTCACGAAAAAAACGGCCGATGCGATTCTGAAACTGATCCGCCGTACGAAGCAAATTCAACAGTGCCTCTGCTTCCGCCGATTCAAACGGTTTACGTTTCTTTAGTTCTCGCTGCAATTGTCCGGCCATGCCGTGGATTCTCTCCATAATGTAGGCTGAGCCGCAATTACCTTACACGTAAACTATCGGCACGTCAATGTTAGTCTCAACATTCATTTTGACAACAAGGCTAACGCAATATCTCGCGAGACTCACGTTTAGCACCACGGCTGCGGCGCGCATTCTGCTACGGCTGGAACCTCCGCAACAACCATCAATCACGACAACAAAAGTGGCCACGATGGTTGAGCACCTCTCCGGAACCGAGTTATTTTGATCCGACGTCATCAACAGACTCCGTCACCAACCGAAATTGCTCGAGTGCAAATTCCCGTATGACAATCGAGGATCGCAACTTCTCGCCGAGACTTGTGAACTCGATGAATGCTAGTTAACGCGATCCGAACTAGAAATCGCACGCAAGAATGCGGATCCAATCGCCCAATAGATTGATCGAGATGTCATTCCGGTCAAATGGGGATACAGCAGTTCGGGCAACACTCGCAATTTATTAAATGCACTGATCGACCCCGTCGCCAACGTTCCGGTCGACGATTCCGAAGAGCACCTTTGAAAAGCAAGCGGTGGTTCGCAATCTTCCTATCCTGGAATCCAAATCCATTCCGTTGTCACTGGCTTAACAAAACCGTTCGCGTTACCGAAACCGAACCTACTTCCACGTCGCGATCTATTTTGCTGGATTGAAGATCGAAAACTTCGAACTCGGGAAGGCCGTGGAAATTTCAAAAACCATGTCAGATCTGCTAGGGTTAGAAGAAGAATTATTGAGTCGTCAATGCCGCATGCGCACGGACGGGGAAGCACCTGCAAATGACGGTTATCCGAAATTGATGGGTCCTGGACGTGTTTTGGAAATAGTTGCAGTCGTAGTTAAACGCTGCTCCGAAAATCCGAAATCCGCGACCCTATTAGTGAACCTTCGGCTGCCGAGCGATTGAAGAGCACCGCACCACCGCTCGCTCTGACACTATGCACGTGAGATGACTCCGTCGGAGCTTTCGAGGGCCGCGAGAATGGTTTGTTCTAAGTTCTCGAACGCGTTGTCATCGGAGTTCCAGTGCTGGTGTAACGCGATCACCGACACCTCGCTGTGCACGAGTGTACGCCGAGGGTTAAACAACACAAACTTTCCTGAGTTCAATTTTTTCTGATAGAGCTGGCCCTCAAGTAGTCGCAACAAATTTGGGAATGTCATCTGACAGAGACCGTCGACCTTTAATGTACGAGCAGAAAAGGGACGGGATCGCCAATCAGAAAACATTCGGTTCATCGCCGTCATGGGCAGTGACGTCCCGCCCCAGCGCCCATTACATTCAATGAATTCCATTTTGGCTTCTTGTAGATTCGGGCCGACCAATAGCATGTCCAGCGAACAGCGACCGACGTATCCGAGCAACTGATACACTCTCGCTAGTTGCAGGCATCTTCGCGTGATGGTTTCTTTTAACTCGTCAGTAAGTTGAGCGGGCCCAAATCCTAAAAAACAACCTTGCCCTGGGCTGACATTTTGCATGAACAGTCCTTCCAGGATCGGAAGCCCTTGTGATCGCGTCGGAATCCAGATTTGTGCGGACGGCGAGCCAATCAAATTATCGACCCACTGAGTAACCAAAAGTTCATCGCCGACTTCATATTTCAAATGCCGGAGTCGGTCATCGAGTATCTCCTCGATCCGCTGCAACGTTCGGTCACGAATTTCAGAAGTTGAAATCAACACGTTTCCGGTTCCGCCTGCCGCGCTTGGCAGTTTGACTGCGATGAATTGCGCAAACGAATCGAGTTCTTTGAGCCGCTTGGCAGCAGTCGCCTTATTCCACACGACAGCGCTGGCAGGTATTGCACCGGAACCAAACATGGCCGTCACCAATTTCGAGAATTCGCCTTTGTCGTTAGCGAACTGAGTGACCGACGGAGGAGGACCGATTACTTCGACAGACCGGTGACTTGCCTGGCTAAGCAATAAGGCTAACTCCCAAGCGGCTTTGGAACCCATGTGCGGATGGATGTAGCGCAACCCGTCTTGGCGTACTCGACGAACGAGTTCGCGGCGGACGCGACGATCTTCCCAACACGCTCCCGCAAGTTCTAGAGGATCATTCAGCGGCTTTGGGGTGACCCAAACGACACACCCCATTCCCAAAGAATCGCGGCAGTACGACTCGTAACCCTCGACTGGTGTCAAGCTCGTCGCCAGCACATCACCATCCATTGCGCGCAGGCGAGCCCGCTCCTGAAACAGAATGATGCTTGAGTCAGGATTCTGGATCGATGTCAAGTCGTCGATATGCAACGCCGGTGCGTCAACGATCTCATGAGGCACTAGGTTTCGGAACAACGGATCAACACCCAGTTCTGGCTTTTCACGTCGCAGCCTCTCCGCCGTGAGTTTCGCCGAGTCAAGTTCGGACGGCGAGAGGCTACAACACTGATGAGGCACGACGGGAATAAGATGGCTCATATCTTCTAGGCCTCGCCAAAAGCAGTTACCTGAGAGATTTTCAAAGTCGCTGTCTGAACATCCTGGTCAACTGAAATGACAGTCCCGTCTGGAACGATCTCCCATGCCTCATGCGAGACGGGCTCCGAAGCAATTACGACGGCGTGGTATCGTTTGCCTGGCGTGTGAGCAACGTGGGGGATACCACAAATTTCACAATCTCGAATGCCATCGCGATGAACCCAACAAAGCGAGTTGCGAAAACGCGATGCAACCATCACTCGTCCGTCCGTCAAAACGACGTTCAGTTTTGCTGGCTTTGCCGGAAGTGCGAGTTGACAACGGCGGTCAATTTCAAGGACCCCTTTAGCCAGCTCGTCCGTCAATTGCGATAGCGACACGCACGCGGTCGCATCGACGGCTCCCGATCGAAGAAAACGATCCATTAGCCAATGGAAAAGCAACTCACTGTCCGTTTCGCCCTGAATGCAGCAGCGGAGAGAGTCCGAGAGCTCCGACAACATTTCGTCGCGGAGCTGCTTGATCGCGGTTACGGTTCCGTTATGAGCACAAATCCAGCCGCCCCACTGAAACGGATGGCAATTCACGATCGACGTTGTACCGACTGTCGCGAGCCGCACATGTGAAACGACAGACTCTGAATAGACGCGTTCGGCAGTGTTGCTGAAATGAAGTCCATGGAATGCAGCGCTGGCGTGCTTTTCGAGCATGGGAAGATTGTGTTCGAAGTAACCAATGCCCCAACCATCCGGATGGGCCCGTCCAAGCTCGTCAGATTGGCTCTGCAACAACAGTGCATTCTGGGCGTGCACAAGCGTGCACTCGACCTTCGTGGGCTCATTGGCTCGGAAACCATAAAGGCGACACATTGGACACACCTCCGTTTTGAGATAAGCAACGATGTCAATTAGAGATGCAAGTCACGTTCCAAATCAAATGGAATAGGTTTTGCAAGTGTCTCCTGCCAGCAAAACATGAGACCTTTGGGCAGGGAGTACAACAATTAATGAATACTGCATGGAACGAACTGCAAACCGCATTTGTAAACGATCACATTGCGATGACGCATGGATATCGGGATCTACTCGAAGCGGTGCAGTCTGGCGATTTTGAATCCGCATCTCGGCTCGCCTCGGATCTCGACAAAGTTGCCGGGCCTCATATTGAGTTTGAGGAGACTTGTCTGTACCCCGAAGTTGAGGAAAGTCGCGGAGAGACGTACACAGCGAGGCTCTACGACGAGCACGCTGAGATACTCAGAGCGGTCGTCGAACTGCAATCGCTTTCTGATGATGCAAAGCCGACCAAGAGACGCGTCAAGCAGTGGCAAGAGCAACTCCAACACGGCCTCGACCATGCAGCCGCTTGCGGTTCGTTGCTGAGTCATTTGGGTACTCAATCAGCGGATCAACAGCAGAGTCTTCTCAACACTTTGCTACTTCTGCGTCAGCAGGGACGCCGTTGGTCGGAACTGCACCCCAGCCTGAAAGATCGTGACTGAGCATACGCCGACAATTCGCAATGCAGTCCACACCCATCGTGCGAAATCGGTCCGGTGTGGCAAATATTTGCTAGGCATCCTAAGTCGATGTGACATCTTGAAAGTGATTGGCGGCTACTACCGCAATTGGACCCGAACTCGCGATCACAAGCGTTTTCCGCTCGATCTTCACGAAATCACGAACCTTCGTCTCTATTACCGCACGGCGTGTGCCTTTCCGCACAGCGGAATCACTTTCTCGGTCACGTATTCGGACGGATACGAAACAGTGTGAAAACTCTCCTGTCGTGAATCACGCGAAAACTTTTGCTCTTGCTGGCCAAGTGAGTTCGTCATCCACGTAAGGCAACCATGTACACTTTCACGCACAAACGGAGTGTCTGCATTTGCGGATTGGTCAATAAAGAAAATCGACTCGTCAGCCTTTACGTCGTCGACGAAGCCCGACATGATCTTCTTTTCACCGGCGACCGCAAACTCGCGGCCGCACCAAGTGCCGTTGGATCAACAGGTTGAAAGCAAAGTCAAATCCGCATTCTTGCGGCGTGGTTTGAGATGCCGTTTTTCAGTCGCGGCTGTCGTGTACCCGGACTTGCGAAATGCTGTAAAAAAGTCGAGTCACATTCGTCCAACCGAGTCGTTCCAACCGACATCACCGTTGGCGCTGCCTTGCTATCCGGTCAGGCCAGCTACTCAACTGGGCGAACAGATCGCCAATGTCGCATTGGCGTTGGAACAAGCGTGCCACGCAACGCAATCCAATCGAGACTGGGGAGCCGAGTGTGATGGTTGCCAGCGGAACGGCAACTGTCCCAGCATGGTCATCGGTCAGAACAAAGACAATGTATAGACGTTCCGCAGCGGTTGCTTTTTATCAGAGGCGGCCATGTTGGGAAAGAAAGCCCAGGCAACATCCACACGATCAACGGAACGGCAATAGAAGTTTCATTGAGCACTCTGCTGACAATGGGAAGGCGCAGTTGATCAAGAAGCGTCGGCAGGCTGCAATCTTGTGATATTAAAAACCGATTCTTTGAAAGCTGTTCATTTCTAACTAACAGAGCATTACCTCAGACGAAGGCGTTGAACGACCTAGCCCGACGGTTTTCCCGATTCAATACAGCTGACCGTATCGGCAAACACTTCTACTTCTTGCTATTTTTTCTTTTCGGTTGTCTCTCAGTATCGTTGTTTGCTTTCGGCTGATTCGCTGCCGCCTTGATTGCCGAGCTCCACTTCTTTCCAGATCGTTCAAATGACTCCGTTCCATATTCGGCGCCCTCAAAGCTGCTCTGCACGGAAAGATTCCAAGCTATCAGTTCCTTGGTCATCTGTTCGACGATTTCGGGCGACTGAGCAGCCAAGTCAGTTGTCTCGGAAGGATCCTTGGTCAGATTGTAGAGCTGAAATGTAGCTGCACCGTCATACGAAATCAGCTTCAAATCTTGCTTGTGCCATGCGGCCCTAGCGTCGTACATCAGACCGATCCCATTTACACGATCGATATTTCCGCCGTTGATGATTGGCATCAGCGAACGACCGTCTTGTGCATAGCTCGGTTCTGGATGTTCAACACCCAGGGCATCCAATACGGTCGGAAGGTAGTCCGAAGTGATGCAGGGCGTCGTCACCTTGCGAGGCGATTTGATCTTTGCGGGCCAGACCATCACGGCCGGGACTCGTACGCCGCCTTCATAGAGATCACGTTTTCGTCCTCGGAAGTGACCTGCCGTACCATTGTCTTTGCGTGCTTGGTTTTCTGGTCCGTTGTCAGAACAGAACCAGATCATTGTGTTTTCGGCGATATCGCGGTCGGCGAGGTGTTTTCGGAGCCGACCGATTTGCTCGTCCAACGCCGTGATGCAACCGGCGTAATTACGAAGGTGGGGCGGGTGGTCCTTATACATTTCCTGATGCTTCGGCCCGGCGACGCAGGGCAAATGGGGAGCATGAAACCAGACCACCGAAAGAAAAGGTTTGTCATTGGCAAGAGCTTCGTCAACGAATGGGATGACGCGATCCATGATGACTCGGCTGTCGTCACCGTTAAGATTGTCGGCAACCTTGTTGCCTTCGATATCCCAGTAACTTGTGCCATAGGACGCTCTCGCTTCGCCATCGAGCAGATACGACCAACCAAGTTGCAAGGACTCGCCCTTTTCAAAGCTCATCGGTTTATCCATCGGATCGTAAGTTGGCACTTTGGATTCCGTTACAAACGCCGCATCATAGCCGTGAACTTTCGGCGGATTGTAATCACGAGTATTGCCCGGCTTGCCACGGTTGGCGTCTTTTTCGATATGCGTCAACGTTCCCAGGTGCCATTTCCCGAAATGTCCCGTCGCGTAACCTTGTTCACGTAGTACTTCAGGAAGCGTGATTTCCTCGGGACGCAAAAAGCCAGCGTTGGCTGTTGGTATGCCGGTGCGGTAGGGATTACGTCCCGTCAATACACTCGCACGCGTGGGTGAGCATACACTCGATGCAGAATAGAAACGGTCGAGCAGAAGTCCTTCCGCTGCCATTTGGTCTAAATGCGGAGTCTTGATAACCTCGTTTCCGTTGAATCCAGTGTCGCCCCAGCCAAGGTCGTCTGCCATCAGTAGGATGACGTTGGGTTTGCTGTCGTCGGCATGCAGGCTGGAAACTGAAAACGCAAACATCGCAAAGCAAAATAGCATCAGAATTTTCATCGTTATCTCGTTTGTATTTTTGGTTGGGTTGTGCATGCGTCTAACGTGAACAAGTGAAAATCCAGTGACGAATTCCAGGCAATTGCTGCCCTAAATTTAAACTCAACACACGACGTTCTTAATAGCGATCCAGTGTCTTGAAAGACTATCGGATATAATTTTCAAGGCGCGGCAATGGTTGAGGGCGATTGGGACAACGGGATCGATAAAGAACCAATATAGCCTTAGCAAAGGTGCTCGGAAACGTTTTATCCGATCCACCCGTTCGTGCTCGCAAACGTATCTTAAGGGGGCCAGTGATGAGCTAATCAGCAACCACCGTCACGGCAGTCTTTGAATAGTGGATGCGAAAGCTTGAGCCATCAGTGGCGACAACTTTGCCGCGAAAATTTGCAAACTGGCCTTCGACTCGGCCAGCCGCCAAAACGGTGTACGCATCACCGGAAGATGGTGATACTCCGTTCTCGATCCTGATCGCTAGAACGCCGCCAAGCTCGGCAAGACCGCCGACGACGAAGGCAGGACTGTTCCTGCTACTCAACACAAGATTCAACGTGCCATCAGTTGATTGATGATAATCACGTGTGATCTTTAGGCCTGGTTGCTTAGATCCCGCTACCGAGACAGCCCCATTATTGTAAACAGTCGCGTCGACCGTGCCTGAACCGTTTAGGTTGGCATCTGCGTCGATGTCAATCCAGCGCAGCGAACTAACCGTTCCACCATTGACGGTCAGATCGCTTTGGGCAGCGAGATGGATTTCGTTTCGCCCGGTTAGGCTGACACCAGGCCCCAGGACAACGGACTGCTTGGCGCTCGTCGCTGAGTTACCTCGAATCTCGAGTCCCAGGAATTCAACATCTACATCGACTCGAACCGTATTGGATCGTCGGCCTTCGTTAACGACTTGTGAAATCCATGAAAGTTGGGGAGCCCCACGATCCGTCGTGTAGGTGATCCCTGCGTTCTCGTAAACGTAATCGGACCAATGATTGGCGTCCGACGCGCTGGCGCCGTCGTCGCCGGTCCAGCGGTGATAAGTGTTAGCAAACCCTTTGGGTTCGTAGACTCGTTCGCCCTTCAACAGGTCAGACAGTTCTTTGACAAGTCCGAGATGTTTGGTGGCAATATTGTTCGTCTCACCACGATCGACCTCTAGGTTAAAAAGACTTAAAGCAGGCTCGTCGTTTCTCTTGCTTTTTCGCTTTGCAGAAATTCTCGCACTTGAGGAACCAGCACTGACGAGCTTGAAATTCCCTCGGATGATGGACTGACCGTCGCCGGCTTCGTGGATGAGAAAGTCGCGGCGTCGTTGTTGCCCCAGACCACGAAGTGTTGGGGCAATGGACACGCCATCCACACCCAGCGGCACGGGCTGACCGGCAAGCTCACAAAACGTTGGCAACAAGTCGGAAACGTCCACCACCATGTCAGTTTGGGCACCTGCCTTAAGCCTCGAAGTCTCGTTGATCTTGGCTGGCCAACGCATCACCAAGGGGACACGAATACCGCCCTCCCAGATACTGCCCTTGTAACCTTTCAAGCCGCCGTTGACACCAAGCTCACGAACGTTGTTGCCGGCGGGGCCTCCGTTGTCAGACTGAAAAACCACCAGCGTATTATCAGCGACGGAGTCGGATTTATCGCCATCATGGTTTGGGTCTTCGAGGGCGGCCAGAATGTTACCGAAGTGCGCGTCGATTCGCGTGACCATCGCGGCCCACTGTTTGGACTGATCCGATAGCGACGCAAAATCCGGGTCACCGGAATAGCCCTTGTCCCAATCCGGAAGTTGGGTGATCTCACCGAACGGTGCGTGCGGAATCTGCACGGCGAGTAGGCCAAAGAACGGCTGCCCGGTCTTGTTGTAGTTCTGACCGCCCTGGTAAACAAAATCCAGCGCCGCGAACGCGTAGACATCATCACAGTAAGCTGTCTCGGGATAGGCGGGATGATTTTGAAGCGCCGGTGTGTTGGGATACGCCTTATTGTTGCGATACTTTGCCATTGAGTTGGACGCCAGAAACAGCCCGCCCTGCGAGCCCTCGGGCGCCGGAGCCGTCCAAAGCGTCGGTTGGAAAAACGTGTGGGCTCGGACGTGATGCAGTTCCGCGACAACGTGCTGGTAACCATGCGAGGTAGGTAGCGTTTGCAGATTTTCCAGTTTCGGATTCTGTATGTCTTTGGATCCGCCGTAACCCCATTTCCCCCAATAGCCGGTCAAGTAATCAGCAGCAGCTAACGCGTCACCCATCGTGATATCAGCCGCGCGGATCGCCTTCTTGGCATTGTCAGGGTCGTTACGGTCGGCAAAGGTGTGCCCCTGATGAAAACCCGTTTGCTGTGAAGAACGCGCCGGCGAACAAACGTGGCAACCGTACCCACGAGTGAAGTTGAGACCTTGCGCCGCGAGCCGATCCAAATTGGGCGTTCGCACATAGGGCAGACCTCTGGCGTTCCGTTCCGCCTGTCCATTGGGACCGATGGAGCCCCAACCCATGTCGTCAACGTAGAAGTAAAGAATGTTGGGACGGTCTGGACCTGCGGCCGCGGACTTATGGATCCCTGACGCAGTCAGAACAAGTGCGAGCAGAACAAGGGAGGGCTTCATTCGGGACTCCGCGATGGCGACTTAGCGTGGTGGTCTGATTCCTTGTTTAAAAGGATAACCACTGGCGAGCCGAGCGACTGTCACAAAGTCGAGATCCCGCAGTCGATCATTCGGGTTTCGGCACAGCAGGCTTTGGCGGTGCCGGCTTCCATCGACTGGTTTGGGGAAGGTTACCTGGGCCTGGCATGTCGCTATCGGGCAGCGACGACACAGCCATCGCTTGATCAAGTGGGTCGAGCCCAAGAGTAATTTGCATTTGCGACAACGCAGCGAACCAGTTTCGCTGAGCTTCGACAAGTTTGATCTCTGTTTCGTTGGCCTTGGTTTCCAACAGATTCAAATAGATCAAATCAATTTTTCCCTGCTCGAACGCAAAACGATATCGATCGAGCGTTTCCAACGCCGCGCGAAGCGAGACCTCTGTTTGCTCGACGACTTGCTCGG is part of the Rubripirellula reticaptiva genome and harbors:
- a CDS encoding sulfatase-like hydrolase/transferase → MKPSLVLLALVLTASGIHKSAAAGPDRPNILYFYVDDMGWGSIGPNGQAERNARGLPYVRTPNLDRLAAQGLNFTRGYGCHVCSPARSSQQTGFHQGHTFADRNDPDNAKKAIRAADITMGDALAAADYLTGYWGKWGYGGSKDIQNPKLENLQTLPTSHGYQHVVAELHHVRAHTFFQPTLWTAPAPEGSQGGLFLASNSMAKYRNNKAYPNTPALQNHPAYPETAYCDDVYAFAALDFVYQGGQNYNKTGQPFFGLLAVQIPHAPFGEITQLPDWDKGYSGDPDFASLSDQSKQWAAMVTRIDAHFGNILAALEDPNHDGDKSDSVADNTLVVFQSDNGGPAGNNVRELGVNGGLKGYKGSIWEGGIRVPLVMRWPAKINETSRLKAGAQTDMVVDVSDLLPTFCELAGQPVPLGVDGVSIAPTLRGLGQQRRRDFLIHEAGDGQSIIRGNFKLVSAGSSSARISAKRKSKRNDEPALSLFNLEVDRGETNNIATKHLGLVKELSDLLKGERVYEPKGFANTYHRWTGDDGASASDANHWSDYVYENAGITYTTDRGAPQLSWISQVVNEGRRSNTVRVDVDVEFLGLEIRGNSATSAKQSVVLGPGVSLTGRNEIHLAAQSDLTVNGGTVSSLRWIDIDADANLNGSGTVDATVYNNGAVSVAGSKQPGLKITRDYHQSTDGTLNLVLSSRNSPAFVVGGLAELGGVLAIRIENGVSPSSGDAYTVLAAGRVEGQFANFRGKVVATDGSSFRIHYSKTAVTVVAD